A single genomic interval of Bos indicus isolate NIAB-ARS_2022 breed Sahiwal x Tharparkar chromosome 5, NIAB-ARS_B.indTharparkar_mat_pri_1.0, whole genome shotgun sequence harbors:
- the SYCP3 gene encoding synaptonemal complex protein 3 isoform X1, which translates to MVPSGRKHSGKLAKPSVGDQAIRAYEFEQEDKKDLSGSEEDAIEEKTPTLEKQGKKRTSAAVEDMGGEVQNMLERFGADINKSLLAKRKRLEMYTKASLKTSNQKLENVWKIQQEQRQKLNQEYSQQFLTLFQQWDMDMQKAEEQEEKLANLFRQQQKVFQQSRIVQSQRLKTIRQLYEQFIKSMEDLEKNHENLLTGAQNELKKEMALLQKKIMMETVSCYSEL; encoded by the exons atgGTGCCCTCTGGAAGAAAACATTCCGGGAAGTTGGCAAAACCATCCGTGGGGGATCAGGCTATAAGAGcctatgaatttgagcaagaagACAAAAAAGATCTGAGTGGTTCAGAGGAGGATGCCATTGAAG AGAAGACCCCAACACTTGAGAAACAAGGGAAGAAAAGGACTTCTGCAGCAGTTGAAGATATGGG GGGTGAAGTACAGAATATGCTGGAAAGATTTGGAG CTGATATTAACAAGTCTCTTCTTGCCAAGAGAAAGAGACTAGAAATGTATACCAAGGCTTCTCTCAAAACCAGTAACCAGAAACTTGAAAATGTTTGGAAAATCCAACAAGAGCAAAG GCAGAAGCTTAACCAAGAATATTCTCAGCAGTTTCTGACTTTGTTCCAGCAGTGGGATATGGATATGCAGAAAGCTGAGGAACAAGAAGAAAAACTTGCT AATCTGTTTCGACAGCAACAAAAGGTTTTTCAACAATCTAGAATTGTTCAGAGCCAGAGACTGAAAACAATTAGACAATTATATGAGCAGTTCATAAAG AGTATGGAGGACTTGGAGAAGAATCATGAAAATCTACTTACTGGTGCacaaaatgaacttaaaaaagaaatggctttgttgcaaaaaaaaattatgatggaAACTGTAAGTTGTTATTCAGAACTGTAA
- the SYCP3 gene encoding synaptonemal complex protein 3 isoform X2: MVPSGRKHSGKLAKPSVGDQAIRAYEFEQEDKKDLSGSEEDAIEEKTPTLEKQGKKRTSAAVEDMGGEVQNMLERFGADINKSLLAKRKRLEMYTKASLKTSNQKLENVWKIQQEQRQKLNQEYSQQFLTLFQQWDMDMQKAEEQEEKLANLFRQQQKVFQQSRIVQSQRLKTIRQLYEQFIKSMEDLEKNHENLLTGAQNELKKEMALLQKKIMMETQQQEMASVRKSLQSMLF, translated from the exons atgGTGCCCTCTGGAAGAAAACATTCCGGGAAGTTGGCAAAACCATCCGTGGGGGATCAGGCTATAAGAGcctatgaatttgagcaagaagACAAAAAAGATCTGAGTGGTTCAGAGGAGGATGCCATTGAAG AGAAGACCCCAACACTTGAGAAACAAGGGAAGAAAAGGACTTCTGCAGCAGTTGAAGATATGGG GGGTGAAGTACAGAATATGCTGGAAAGATTTGGAG CTGATATTAACAAGTCTCTTCTTGCCAAGAGAAAGAGACTAGAAATGTATACCAAGGCTTCTCTCAAAACCAGTAACCAGAAACTTGAAAATGTTTGGAAAATCCAACAAGAGCAAAG GCAGAAGCTTAACCAAGAATATTCTCAGCAGTTTCTGACTTTGTTCCAGCAGTGGGATATGGATATGCAGAAAGCTGAGGAACAAGAAGAAAAACTTGCT AATCTGTTTCGACAGCAACAAAAGGTTTTTCAACAATCTAGAATTGTTCAGAGCCAGAGACTGAAAACAATTAGACAATTATATGAGCAGTTCATAAAG AGTATGGAGGACTTGGAGAAGAATCATGAAAATCTACTTACTGGTGCacaaaatgaacttaaaaaagaaatggctttgttgcaaaaaaaaattatgatggaAACT cagcagcaagagatggCAAGTGTCCGAAAGTCTCTTCAATCCATGTTATTCTGA